TCAACTTCAGCAAAAGCACACCTGacatttttatataaatgttTTGCAAATAGCTTGAATTTTGCATTCTTCTGAATTAACAGCAAAGAAGTCCCTCAGGTTATTTGGTGAGAGGAGAGTGATTGTTCTAGGAATGGAGTGATCAAGGTGTTTTGCTGACTGGCCAAATTCCTTACTCTGGAGGAATACTGCCAGAGAATCAGGGTACAGGGTCACCTCACAGCTGTAACTCATTTTCATAGTGCCTgtttaagaagaaaaatgttaaaagttAAATATCTTttgactttcctttttttttttgtttctccatTGCTCTGCAGGTGAATTGTGGTTGAAAGGTATTGTCTGCTTCTCAGACAGGGATGCAATATTTATCTGGGCAGGtgcaaaaaatgtttttatttactCTGCCTTCCCTCTGTGCTATTTGCTGTGAGGAACCTGTAGCTCAGTTTAGTGTTGTGTTACTGCATTTACAACTTGTGCCTTTGCAAGAAACAAAGGTTTATCTCCTCGAGGGCAGAGCTTAGATGGTGTAATCCCAGCTCTTCAAAAGCATAAGCAGATTGATGTGTGACTGCATGTACAGACTTGCATGTGCAAAACCTCAGTCTTCTTCCTGATACATTATAAAGTACTGTAGAAAATTTGAAATGTGCTTTTGGATTTGaaatttgaaatgtttttgtGGGGGAACATGACCTAAAATGGCACTTGTGCTTTCAGCCAAGCCGTGCTGGTGGACCGGACAATGTACATTGCAGGGCAGATCGGGCTGGAGCCTTCCACTGGGCAGCTTGTCTCTGGAGGGGCAAAAGAGGAAGCCAAGCAGGTAAGAAGTCTTCCAGCAATGAACTTGTAATGGAGTTGCCATGTGTCTCATTAAAGGTGGAATTGTGGAAAAATTGAGGAGGATCGAGAGCACATCACATTGTCCAGATgagggaaaagcaggaggaaaTCATTCCATCTTAACTAATGCTGTCATTTTTCCAACAACTTGGAAAACACAAAGGTCAGGGTGGAAATCTGTTTCATGTAGGAAGGTATGAAAGGTTCAGTGTTTTGAAGCAAAGGTTCACACCCCAATAAAAACCCTGGCTTGAGTCAGGCAAAGTTTTAGTCCCCCAGCAGCAAAGAGGTGGAGTGAGATAATAGGATGAGATGGAGCTGCATCATGTATTTACATCTTATGAGTGGATGGTTTAATATTTATTAGATGCTCCTTcctattaatttttatttaagttAGTCTTTTTTTGACAGTTGAGGTTCTGCTGGTTGAATAGTAACACTTCAGCCAAGTCACAAGTTATATTTACATACTTACATAAATATAACCCAGCTGATAGCTAAAAGATTTTTTGTTTCATGTTTTCTTTAGGCTCTAAAAAACATGGGAGAAATCCTGAAAGCTGCAGGCTGTGACTATGGCAATGGTAGGTGCTGCTGTGACTCTGGCAAACAGGTGGTTGTTTTTACctgaattaaaatattaaaaaatcaagtgacctttaaaaaaaaaaagaaaacagctaTTTGCTGAACATTCAATTGTTACCAATAgctggaagaaacaaaaattgtGAATTTAggttaaaaaataaaggaaatgaaTCTGCATGGAAGTCTTTGCAATGGGTATCAATGGTACACTGTCTTTCACCAAAAACTTCTGGCAATGGTAGTAATGTTTTAATTCCAGCTGGGGGAGCTCAGGTACAGACAATGTTTCAGTGACTGCAGACATTTTAAGCTTTGCTCCAGGTGAAAGCAGGTTTGTATCTTTGCTGTTAGTATTCTAGACACTGTTTTTGGGGGGAGGATTCTACTGGTCAAGCCACACCAGGATTCATGCTGGGTTAGGCAGTCCTGGGAAAAATTCTAGCACAGAGTATATTTTCAGACCTTCCATGaacttttttttctggcagcagatattattatatataagtTATTGCCAGCAGCTGGCTTACAGCCTGTTGTATTTGATCTGCTTATCAGTTCAGTGCCTCTTGGGGGAATTTGGCTTTTTCAGAGCTAGTCAGGAATGGTTTAATTCCCTAAGGTTTTATTACATACTATgtgctcagattttttttaggTGGTTCCCTAGGTTGTAGCTCTAATGGTCAATATCTGCAAAACTTTTCAAAATGTTTAGAATACTTGAGAgaaatgtataaaataaaagcaagaaaTGCACTAaagtttttcaatttttttatgcAAGTCAGAGGTCTAAAATAACTGCACTTACATAATTTCTAGTTGTGAAGACCACAGTTTTGATGGCTGACATGAAGGACTACAATGATATCAATGATGTTTACAAACAATGTAAGTAGATATTTTAGTTGTGTTTTACCATTATGGCTTGTGGAAAAATTATGTTCATGGTAGTCAAAGTGTTTTAATGACTCAGATGATGTAGTTCCATATTTTTTGAAATTCCAGTAGAAATTTGTTTACAATTTCAAGTATCAGATCAATCAGAGCCTAATTTCATGTGCATTtgtgttctccatcccactAACTCACTGTCCTGTGAAGATCAGCTCCTGCTATCCCTACAAGTTGATCTTACCTTGCTTGATGttctgctgtcctggctgtaaTTCTACTGTAGGCCGCCTCCAATGCTGAATTTCAGATTTTATATCTCCATTTCTTTAAAGTCTGTATCTTTTGAATAATTTGAGGGCCATTGTTATGGGACAGGGCTCGTTCTTTATACAAGGATGAGCCATGCTGCtccccttgaaggaaaaaagagaacagTGCTTGGTCAACAAAAGTGAATGTAGACTGAAATGGGTGATTCCAACGAGCCATGTTGGGCAGAATAATTTGGGACAATTTGCATGAGCTCCTTATTTATATAGCTTTGGCTTTTAATTAGATAGCAGCATCTGGTCTGGAATGAAGTCTCATTGAGAATCAAGTAACACAGTTTCCTACTTGTCAAAATGTACTGGGGGTGTGAGTTCTTAAGCAGGGTAAAACCAGACCAGCTGCATGCTTGGTTACTTGTTACCTCCAGCTGGAGTTTGAGcaaacagctgctgctgttctctCATTGTGAGTTATTACTTCAATGCAGGACCCCAACACTTCCATTATTAACAGTTTTGTGATTACTGTCACTAGTAAAACTTTGACTTCATTATGCAGATTTCTTGATAGTGTTCAGTCTGGCTGGACAGGACTTTGAGCAATCTGATACAGTGAAAGATGTTCTTGGCTGTGGCGTGGTGGTGAATTGGACTATGTGGTCTTTAAAGATTCCTTCCAACCTGAACTATTCTCATATTCTGTAAATCCAGCTCTTATATCTTTACCAGTACCCTTCCCCAAGCCTTACCCCTGTTCTAATATCTGTGTTTGTCAGGTTCTAAATAGGCctg
This genomic window from Zonotrichia albicollis isolate bZonAlb1 chromosome 1, bZonAlb1.hap1, whole genome shotgun sequence contains:
- the RIDA gene encoding 2-iminobutanoate/2-iminopropanoate deaminase codes for the protein MTSLVKKIISTAKAPALGPYSQAVLVDRTMYIAGQIGLEPSTGQLVSGGAKEEAKQALKNMGEILKAAGCDYGNVVKTTVLMADMKDYNDINDVYKQFFKANFPARAAYQVAALPKGARVEIEAIAIQGPLQDASA